TGGAGGCACGCAAGAGACTCGATTACCCTCGCCATCTGATTGCGTACAGGATCATGAGATACGCCGGTGCTAATGTCAGACAGAAGCTTCGCCTCGACGAACGTAACGCTTCCCCCACCGTCAGGGTCAAACGCAATACCGGCCTTGGTCCCATTGCGTATCGTGATCGCACCCCACGCGATATCGATGTGGCTGTTGCCTTCCGTCCTGCCCGCCGCGCCACACCGGGGTGCGATCGGGATTGCTTCGCACCACACGTCGGTGTTTCCGTCCTCAGCAGCGTGTGGGCCCTGATTCTCGAACCATGCCGGTGCTTCGCCACGGTCTTGCGCGGCGCAGAGAATGACCGCTGCAACGTAGTTCCAGATCGTCTCGTTCCACGGGGCGTTGTCCTTATGCACCGCCCTACGCAACTGCTTGACATGCGCTTGTGTTGCCCTGACCATGCGTCTCTCCCTTGCTAAGCGCTGTGCACACAAGACACAGCAAGCGCTTCGTGGACACCGTCTCCGGGTTCGTCATCGGTGGGCTGCGCCACTCACCCAGACTTCTGCGTCAGCGCGAATGCGCACTCATCTTCCAGTCTCTGATCGCACCGCCCACGTGGTCTCGTGGCTGAGATCGCCTGCCCTGCGCGCCGCACATACGCTCTTTGGTCCGAACACGGGTCACAGCTCCGTGTACTTCGCCCGGCTTCCCCGAGCCTTCTCCGCGGGGTACTTGGCCGCGTTCTCCTCGAGCTTGCGGGCGATCGCCTCTTCGGGGTCGATGCCCGCGTCGTGGGCGAGGAGGAGGCAGTAGATCAGGACGTCGGCGAGTTCGCGCTCGACGTCGGGCTTGCGGGCGGCGAGGTCGGCGGCGACGGTCGCGTCGCTGCTCCATTGGAACAGCTCCAAGAGCTCGCCGGCCTCGATGCTGATCGAGGCGGCGAGGTTCTTCGGCGAGTGGAACCGCTTCCAGTCGCGCGCGTCGCGGAAGGCGACGATGCGCCGCGTCAGGTCGTCGAGCACGGGGCTTCCTCTTCCTCCGGCGCCGCGGCGCGGGGCATCTTGCTCCGGAGGTGCTCGGCCAAGGCCGGGTCGGTGCAGAAGACGTAGCAGCCCTTGAGGCCGCGGGTCATCAGCACGCGGTAGGTGTTGCGGATGATGGGGTCGGCCAGCTCGGTCGCCTTCGCCGGGTCCGTCTTGGCGATCCCCTTGATCCCCTTCAGCGACTGGTCGGTGCGCGCCCGCTTCGTGAAGTCGGTCTGGACCGCGCCGCCTTCGAAGCGGAGATCGTCGCCGACGATGACGCCGACGTAGTCGAACTCCAGCCCCTGGGCGGTGTGGACGCAGCCGACCTGCTCCACCGAGTCGTCGTCGATCGCCCACGTCTCGGTGGAGTTGAGGTTCCAGCTCTTGTAGAACTTGTAGGTGTCGAGCGCGATGTCGGGGACGTCCCGGCGGGCGCGGCCGTTCTGCGGCCACTCCCAGCAGTAGCCGGCGACGACGCGGGACCGGTTGCGCGGCGCGTTCCTCTTCACGATCTCGGCGAACATCTCGTTCGGGTCGTTGAAGACGCGGAAGTCGTAGTCGAGCTCTTCGATCGGCCGCACCGCCCGCTCGACGCCGAGGACGTCGTCGAGCCAGTCGAGGTAGCTCGTCGAGCCGTTGCAGCGGAACTGGGACTCCAGCGACATCTCGACGATCGTCGCGCCGGCTTCCCGCGCGAAGCGCCGGATGGCGGCCGCCGTGCCGATGTCCTTGATCGTGACGCGCTGCGCCTCGTCGATGAAGAAGGCGCTGAAGCGCGCCGCGCGGATCAGTTCCTTGATCTGGTTGTCGCCGAGGTTCTGGAAGAGCCCCGACTTCTCGTTGAGGCGGTGCGCCTCGTCCACGATCAGGGCGTCGAAGGAGTTCTCCGGCACGTCGCAGTAGGAGCCCGAGCCGCGGAACAGGCTGTCGATGTACGAGCGGCTGTGGTCGCTGCCCTGCAGCAGCGTGGAGTAGACGTGCCGCGGCGCGCTGTTCTTGGAGACGTACTGGCAGACCATCCCTTCCGCCGACGTCAGCCGGACGAGCAGGTTGACGGCGACGACCGACTTGCCCGTCCCCGGGCCGCCCCGCACGATCAGGACCTGCTTCTCTTTCCGCTCCGCCGCCTCGCGGGCGCACTGGAGCGCGTTCTCGA
This DNA window, taken from bacterium, encodes the following:
- a CDS encoding DUF2075 domain-containing protein; translated protein: KGEDGYVIDCLESGRLRPSKSLQDALAGMLAGNEEFVMIDDQKVVFENALQCAREAAERKEKQVLIVRGGPGTGKSVVAVNLLVRLTSAEGMVCQYVSKNSAPRHVYSTLLQGSDHSRSYIDSLFRGSGSYCDVPENSFDALIVDEAHRLNEKSGLFQNLGDNQIKELIRAARFSAFFIDEAQRVTIKDIGTAAAIRRFAREAGATIVEMSLESQFRCNGSTSYLDWLDDVLGVERAVRPIEELDYDFRVFNDPNEMFAEIVKRNAPRNRSRVVAGYCWEWPQNGRARRDVPDIALDTYKFYKSWNLNSTETWAIDDDSVEQVGCVHTAQGLEFDYVGVIVGDDLRFEGGAVQTDFTKRARTDQSLKGIKGIAKTDPAKATELADPIIRNTYRVLMTRGLKGCYVFCTDPALAEHLRSKMPRAAAPEEEEAPCSTT
- a CDS encoding nucleotide pyrophosphohydrolase translates to MLDDLTRRIVAFRDARDWKRFHSPKNLAASISIEAGELLELFQWSSDATVAADLAARKPDVERELADVLIYCLLLAHDAGIDPEEAIARKLEENAAKYPAEKARGSRAKYTEL